The genomic segment aaatatgTTAATCTCCACGTATCCGCCTGCATTGCTGTTTCTAGAATAGTAGAATAAACAATAGAAACAAAGTACAATGTTTCTCGacaattggctgacgaccagttcagggtgtaccctgcctctcgcccagacaGCTGAGACaggcgccagcatgcccgcgacccgagcgaggacaagcggttcagaaaatggatggatggatacaacaTTTATGCCTGAATATAGCCTAGTGCTTTAAATACAATAAGTAGGTaacaaaagtgaaattataaGCAGCATCcccgggaaaaaaaataaaacatccatctttttaaaattgattttccaCTTACCTCATGCCCTGCTGGAAGACAGAGTTCCTCCTGGTCTTGCAGATAATCAGATCAGCCCACTGTACAATGACAATGCTGGCAAAGAAGGCCGTGTGGCAGGTAAATTCAACGATCTTCCTCTGTTCATAAGTCTGCACACAAATATAGGTAACAAAATGAAAACCTGCATTGTTGAAAGACACCACGTGAGCGGGATTGGACTAACCCACTGCTGCCCATAACTGTCTTCCAGATCGTTGCAATACTTGTTGTCCCAGGCCACGCGGATGCCCAACAATGTGCGGGGCAGAAAGCCGTTCTCAGCCAGAATCACAAAGTAGGTAAAGAAGCCTGCTAGGGCCTGGATCATGCCTGCAAGCAGCGAAATGATTAGATAACAAATACATCACCACATTGGCAGAAGGAAAAGAGTTTAGAAACTTCTGGTGACAACTGATCTTGAGACTAAATTCCAGATCAATACGTAATTCTATTAACCAATTAGTCATCTAGTccttcgggaaaaaaaaaagaaaatgactaaGTCAATAAATCATTGATAATTTTAGATTTAAAACATTCAGTATAATAAAGGATGAGACAACTGTGAGATGAATAACAGTGGAGTTAAgctattgttttaaatacatcttttcctttcggcttatccctataggggtcgccacagcgagtcatccttttccatgtaagcctatctcctgcatcctcctctcgaacaccaactgccctcatattcttccctcacgacatccatcaaccttctctttggtcttcctctcttGCCTGGGagttccatcctcatcatccttctaccaatatactcactatttctcctccggacgtgttcaaaccatcaaagtctgctctctctcactttgtctccaaaacatcgaaccttgtcTGTCCCGCTAATGAGCTcatgaacctcaacatcttcatttccgccacctccagctctgcttcctgttgtctcttcatgccactgtctctaatccgtacatcatggctggcctcaccacggttttataaacttttctcttcatcctagcagagactcttctgtcacataacacacctgacaccttcttccacctgttccaacctgcttggacctgtttcttcacttcctgaccacactcaccattgctctggactgttgaccccaagtatttaaagtcctccacccttgatatctcttctccctgtacccacactcttcccccaccacccctctcattcatgcacatatattctgtcttacttcggctaatcttcattcctctgctttccagtgcatgcctccatctttctaactgttcctccacttgctccctgctttcactgcagatcacaatgtcatctgcaaacatcatggtccacgggggttccagtctaacctcatctgtcagcctatccatcaccactgcaaacagaagggggttcagggctgatccctgatgcagtcccacctccaccttaaattcatctgtcacacctacagcacacctcaccactgttctgctgccctcgtacatgtcctgtattattgtaacatacttctctgccactccagacttccgcatgcagtaccacagttcctctctgggtactttatcataggctttctctagatctacaacaccttctgaccttctctgtacttttccatcaacatcctcaaggcaaataatgcatttgtggtaTTCTTTCTAGGCattaaaccatactgttgctcccaaatactcacttctgtcctctgtcctgagtctagactcaactactctttcccataacttcattatgtggctcatcaacttctTCTATAGTTCCcccagctctgcacatcacccttgttcttaaaaatgggcaccagcacacttttcttccattcctcaggcatcttctcacgcgctagaattctattcaacaagctggtcaaaaactccacagccacctctcctagatgcttccatacctccacaggaatgtcaacAGGACCAACtgttctgtgctttcctcttctctttctgccgaagtacccgctttccacctcttcttcttcctcgacttcgacccacagtagctgaatttagctgcaggttgacggcgccggtggcggacatcgttaacccgggccacgaccgatccggtatggaattctttggatgaacgctgatatttgtttggcaaagttttaagcctgaTGCTCTTCCTGACGcagccctctgcatttatccgggctttggaccggcctacagtttgcactggcttgtgccccccatagggttgcattttgttttaaatatataattgcactttaattattttcataaataatGGGATAATGAATCAAATGATGCAATCTGTGTATCCttattgaatgtattttgttattatatGGCATAGTTTAGGCCACTACAGCAAGTCGAACCTATTTCTGGCCTCATTACCTAAGAGGCACTGGCCTCTTCATCACTCAAACAAAAGGTTCTCTACGAGTGTGGGCGTATTTCTGGTATATGTTGCTCTTCTATTTATTTTAGAGGACCTAGATTCCTAGCCACCAGAAAAATCAAGCAAGAACTTTGGTTCAGAATGATAAAGTAGGTTTAAAATTTACCAATCTGTCCATAAGCAATGCTGATGAGCCTCTCGTTCACCAATTTGTCCGTTTTGGGATTTCTGGGCTGCCTCTTCATGATGTCGCTCTCAGCTGCTTCATAAGCCAGTGAGATGGCAGGAACCTGGATGACACCATATGGCTGCCTATTCAGCTATGCACAGACACAACTCCAACATATAACAGAAACTTGAGAAGATATCATATACCCACCATGTCAGTTCCCAGATCGATACAAAGGATGGTGACGGTACCCAGAGGGAGGGGGACGCTGGCAATaatgaagaggaggaagggggTGATCTCAGGAATGTTACTGGTCAGAGTGTAAGCGATGGACTTCTTCAAGTTGTCAAAGATCAAACGCCCTAATTAGTAGGATAAGCAGACATAAATTgtggtaataaataaatatgttccAGACAGACAGCTCAAGAGGCACCGCATTACCTTCTTCAACTCCTGTAACAATGGAAGCAAAGTTGTCATCTAGCAGGATCATGTCAGCCGCCTGCTTGGAGACATCAGATCCGGCAATCCCCATGGCGACACCAATGTCGGCCTTCTTCAGGGCTGGAGAGTCGTTGACACCATCACCAGTCACAGCAACAATGGCTCCCTGCAGAGTAAGGAAATCTCAAAGTGTTGAGGGAAAATGGCCAAGAAcgattttggacaatttgtGCTGCCAAAAACTTAAAAGGAGTTAATGTTGCACAAAGTACTGGAATTTACACCTGTCGCTGGCAGCCCTCCACAATTATCAATTTCTGCTGTGGGGAGGTTCTGGCAAAGACAATCTCTGTGTGGTACTTCAGGATGTCATCAAGCTGCTCTGAGCTCAAATCCTTTAAGTCTCCACCATGGACAACACAGGCTTTAGCATCCCTGCAGCAAAGTTTAGGTCACTTTAACTTCCAGTGTACATGCACTCAAACAGGGTTTGCACAGAACTAAAATAGAAGCTAAAATAAAGCTAATATGGTTGAAAGAAAGGTAAGAGGCTCTTTTGGCCCTATAACCAATCAAATATATCCTACAGCTGCATTTCCTCATTTAGTACCTTGGGTTGACTTCATTGATTGGGATGTTGAGACGTGCAGCAATGTCCTCAACAGTCTCATTGCCTTCCGAAATGATTCCAACACCCTTAGCGATGGCCTTAGCTGTGATTGGATGATCCCCTGTCACCATGATTACCTGGGGGAAAAATACAGCATTCACTTTGAATTTTACCAAATCTCCTGAAACAACAAAGTTTTATTCACTAACAGTAATAGAGTTGTAAAAGCATACATACCTTGATTCCAGCACTCCTGCATTTGCCGACAGCATCAGGTACGGCTGCTCGAGGAGGGTCGATCATGGACATTAGGCCAATGAAGCACAGGTTCTCAGTGGGGAAGTTCAACTCTTCAGTGTCGAAAACAAAGCCTTCTGGGAACTGGTCGTCAGGCAGATTGAAATGACAGaaccctaaaaaaacaaaactgctcaTGAGTCTTTCAACTGCATTACCAGTGGCGCTGCTGACCAAGATTCTTCTATTTCTCACCGAGCACTCTCTCTCCTAACCCTCCCAATTCGAGGTAGGCATTCTGGAAGGCATCCTTCATCTCGTCATCAAGAGGCTGCTCTTTGCCCTGGATCATGATTGAAGAGCAACGGTCCAGAATTCTCTCAGGGGCACCTTTCATAACCAGCAGATGGTTGGACTCCCTTTCAGTAGAGGAATTCTTGTGGATAGAAAGCTGGGAAACAAAGGTTTCCCCATTTAGGCTCCTGTTAATTCTAAAATGTTGTCCTTTTCTGGCCGCCAGACACCCGACAATACCTGGTACTTATTGGTAGAGTTGAAAGGGATCTCTGCAATTTTGGTGCTTTTATCCCTCATCTCTTGGACTGATCCACAGCACAGCTCAATACATTTCAGAAGGGCAGACTCTGAGGCATCACCAGCCACATCTCTCTGGAGGAGAAAATATTGACCACCTGCCATTAGCCCAAAGTGCAAGCATTTTAGTTTGGCTTCAGAAAGAGTGAACTAACTAGTATGCATCATCTATGTCCCCAAACTAAGGACATTGACAATACATGGAGAAGCTTATTTCTTTCCTGCCATAGATACaccaaggagaaaaaaaaggagctataaaaaaaactaaattgttggAATAATAGTGGTGGATATCTGCTATAAGAGAGAAGTGAAGCCAAAAAACATTGGCAAGAACATTGTTCACTTTTATACCACTCAGCATTTCTCAGTCATTAACATTTAATTGGCACcgaaataaaatatacaaatctATGAATATCTCATACCTTCTAATTTGCCAAAGCCCCccgtcaaaaaaaataaaaaatattttatcattCAGACATCTTAAAATGTGGCTAAAAACCTCATATTTCTGCCATAATCATAGGGTGACTTTCACCAAAAATAatactgcaaaaataaaaaaaagtgaaggaaATTTCATTAGCTAACTTTACTAACAAGTATATTCATGTTGAGCAATAGCATAACATCTCCAATATTTCTGCAGTTATGTTGTGATCAACCCTTCACAAGACCAACTCATTTGCATTCAAAATATTAATGCTTCCAATACTGAAAATTGGGGTGATCCTTAACTCCATTGTCCAGTATAGAAACAATAAGCAACTATAAGCTACTGTCTTGTTCCATTACTGAAATTGGTTATGatgtacggtggcctggaaaacaatataacaaattgtgaaacatttttagatttcaggaaacaaattaacaaaagccaaaacacttacatttcaggaaacaacattttaaaaagccaaaacacttatacatttcaggaaacaaattaacaaaaaccaaaacacttttacagaagacgaaacaaattacaaaagatGAAACACAAAAGGAAGTCCCagttcacagacattcttagaaatcccacaCCCTTTCTaggcaagacccgccccgctcCGGAAATGTATTATCACCGTAGCggaaagcttctgtgcattttaattgaacGTAAACTGGGACGTGAAGACGGCGTGCAACGGAGATTATAATTTGGAATCGcgtcaaaaccagtggccgaccGATCGTGAAGGAAACAGTTGCTTaaccacgcacactgcgccATAGTTCAGTCGGGTGGTTACCTTGAGCGACCGATCCATCTGCGTACCCTACCCTTCcggcgatgcaggagccaatcatgttgaagcggggcggtTTTTGCCGAGAAAGGGtgtgggatttctaagaatgtctgtgaactGGGATGTTCCCTTTCcggtgtttcgtcttttgtaatttgtttcatcttttgtaaaagtgtttcgccttttgttaatttgtttcctgaaatgtaaaagtgtttcggtttttattaatttgtttcctgaaatgtaaaagtatttTGGCATTTGTTAATTGGTTTCCTGaactgtaaaagtgttttggcttttgttatattgctttgcacttccaggccaccgtaatGATGTGACAGAAGGAATGGGTAGTTTTAAACCCTACTCATTGCGGAAAAACCGGAGTAGTTGGCAAATATGATATCTGTAGCATATGCCAATTATGTCCCAGATGAATATGCACCATATACGTAGCCACTTTGAACGAGGAAACGATTAAATCTTACCTTTAGTATGGGAAGGTTGCTCTGTTCTGCCAGGAAGACTGCACGATTACAGAGTCCAGCAATTCTGGCCAGGGAAGCCCAGGTGGCAGAGCTCTTGTCAAAGGATGTCCCACTCTGGTTCTCAGTGGTGTCCGCCTCATGAATCTGGTTGTCGAACCACATGTGGGCCACAGTCATCCTGTTTTGGGTCAAGGTGCCGGTCTTGTCTGAGCAGATGGTGGACGTGGAGCCAAGGGTCTCAACAGCTTCCAGATTTTTTACCAAGCAGTTCTTCTTGGCCATACGTTTGGCTGTCAGAGTCAGACATACCTGGACACGAGAGCCCTATTAGATGCTGAGAACTCACTTAAGTTGAGCAAAGGCTTAGGACTCACAGTGACAGTAGCCAAGAGACCCTCCGGCACGTTGGCAACTATGATGCCAATAAGGAAGATGACAGCTTCCAACCAGGAGTACCCAAGAATGAGAGATAGGACAAAGAAGGACACACCCAGGAAGACTGCTACACCAGTGATAATATGGATGAAGTGCTCAATCTCGATGGAGATGGGAGTGCGCCCAACTTCAAGTCCTGAGGCAAGCGTGGCAATGCGACCCATGACGGTCCGGTCACCAGTGCTGATAACAATGCCTCGAGCAGTTCCttttggggaagaaaaacaaacaaacaaaagaaaaaaaaaatcaaggttCTTAAAGTTCACACTTGGTTTGGTGCTAATATTGGAACACCCATGTCCCGAGTTTCTTGACATAACCTTCCTTCATACCTTCAACACAGTTGGTGGAGAAGAAAGCAATGTTCCTGGTCTCCAACGGGTTCTCATTGGAGAAATCGGGAGTACGTGTCTGTGGCTCAGATTCACCCGTCAGTGAGGAGTTGTCCACCTGAAAATTTCCACATTGACTGTGAATGAGGAGATAGGTCCACATTTCTGTTGTGCTCTCTTCTCTCTTTGTACCTTACAGCCATGGGCAGAAATGATTCGGAGGTCAGCAGGGATCCGGTCACCACCTTTCACCTCTACTAAATCCCCAACTACCACCTCCTCAGCGTTGATACTCTTCTTTTCACCATCACGGACAACCAGCGCTTGCTATGAGACAGACATAATGGATGCAGACACTTTTGAGAAATTTAACAGAGAATgtgatacaattttttttttaaaaagacatggaaaattacattaaaataaaataaaacaacaaaacgatGGAAAAATGAGAGGGCACCTGTGGGACCAGGTTTTTGAAAGAGTCCATGATCTTTGAACTTTTGGCCTCTTGATAGTAGGAGAAGCAACCAGTGATGATGACAACAGCAGAGAGCACAACACCCAAGTACAACTGCAAAATGAACTCGACATTAAGATCTCGCAATTTCTAACAATATAAATGCTTTAATATGTTTGAGGAACAATAGTCTTACGTTATCATTGGCAGGTTCATCCTCCATGGCAGACTGTATAGCGTAGGCCAGGAAACAGAGGATGGCCCCAGTCCACAGGAGCATGGAGAAACCTCCAAACATCTGCATGAAGccaaatagtaataaaaaaatattttatgtgcATTTCGTAAATAAAACCAGGAAGTAAAGTACAAGAGTTCAGAGCAAGCTGTTACCTGTTTGCAGAACTTTACCCACTCTGGGGTGGTGGGAGGAGGGGTGAGGGCATTGGGCCCATCTCGAGCCAGATTCTCAGCTGCCTTGGCATTAGTCAAACCCTAACATGGTAGGAAGACGAGTCACATTAAAGTAGGGTTTACGcaccatttgaatttgagcgattccggttccaaacaattcttagcagcctgcagcatgaACTAAAAGGAAAATTTGACTCTGTGTTCTTAATAAACagcatcaatatcaaacctatgaagtAAAACGCAATGTGTGTGTAACTAAcctaattgacttaatattcgttattgtttcagctaaaagttaaatacagcattgTCAAAATATCACGTCAACTGGTTTATatgtacgcaccggaactcagcgtTTTGGAATGAAAAGTAAATTCACACGACACGGATTAATTTTGACAACGAAAGTAATGGAACCACAACGAAAGTAATGGAACCAAACGCTATAAAATGTTTATTCCTTTACCTACCTACCAATGacacacaaggttagtgtttgtgatactgtgagacaacgttttagtgaattttttcccaattcattgtgatgtaaactTGCGAGTtagacctttggtgaagttttagctcaatgtcaAGCTTGTAATgagactgtttctactttctttctagTATAGTAAAGTaacgtatttatttttgtttctgtcatcaactctTACGTTGATTTGAAGATTAAAATGAaggctaaaaaccatcagtggaAGAGTGCAACCCAGCGTTTAACTTGtgagctgcctcaatgttggcatagaccaagggtgggcaaacattttggctcaggggccactttgacttttaaaatttgactggtgggccaagccaggaccagacgcttacatataaaaaataaacaaaagaaaaaaggcattgtcgtgttaatacttagatttacttttaatgggaacagtgttgctTTGttgatcaactttttttttttgccagggcATCAAaagtgttagttttgttgtggcaattctcataACACaactgaggtgttcatcactcagctgggatctgtaggatgttttttggtattcatcacactaaaagtctgttcacacacatacagtatgtagagccaaacaccaccagcatcctctgtgccatcttctggattttttgaaatttgtctgcgcttaatgaagcatataactcatccagtttgagagtttaACTTCTATTTTAAGACAGTGTCACaatggagatcaatcagttccatctgcagctcctgtggcgctgtttcagggtcttgtgtgactgagtCTTAGATGGCAGTTGGCAGTCAGATAAAGATGTTTTGCTCAGCCTGCAAgattgattttaaccgctgagccgtagccatgagttcctgcgttgattggctgttagcataatcagcatgctcggtagaaaagtgacggctgatgttatattcctccaaaaccgcaatggtttcttaacacattagacatacagcctttgaccggacttcagttcATTTAgtctgtcgacttttcttttctttggcccactcatggttgaagaaaggtgcagagcagtagcagagtaaaaacagaacagccaaagtgaAGTCAATGTATCAgtgtacctactgcgctacctggtggaaccactgggcattacgggataacctggtggaaccattgagcattacagcacaacctggtggaaccactgggcattacagcacaacctggtggaaccacaagggcattacaggacaaggtcaaacgaacgtagtcatgattttgatatgatttgggcgattctgtaccaatctttggtgggccggattaaaTGATCAACGGACTGgatgtggcccacgggccgtAGCGTGCCCACCCCTGGCATAGACCTATTTTATAGTTTCTCTCACCCaaatgacttgactgaagttccacgtggtgtaggctgaggctcctTGGAACGGGAGGGAACGCGTCAGATTTcgacacatcgtgaaagcctcctttgtacAATATAATCGTAATCCAAGTGTTgtactgaggtgactggtcatttattttaacatagttaacacCTTTGTTCACCGCTGCCATCAGGTACAAGCACAGCTTCGTGCGCGGTCATCTTCATTGTTTTTCGCCatttcttc from the Phycodurus eques isolate BA_2022a chromosome 1, UOR_Pequ_1.1, whole genome shotgun sequence genome contains:
- the LOC133403216 gene encoding sodium/potassium-transporting ATPase subunit alpha-1 is translated as MGRGEGREQYELAATSEQGGKKKGKGKKKDKDMDELKKEVDMDDHKLTLDELNRKYGTDLNNGLTNAKAAENLARDGPNALTPPPTTPEWVKFCKQMFGGFSMLLWTGAILCFLAYAIQSAMEDEPANDNLYLGVVLSAVVIITGCFSYYQEAKSSKIMDSFKNLVPQQALVVRDGEKKSINAEEVVVGDLVEVKGGDRIPADLRIISAHGCKVDNSSLTGESEPQTRTPDFSNENPLETRNIAFFSTNCVEGTARGIVISTGDRTVMGRIATLASGLEVGRTPISIEIEHFIHIITGVAVFLGVSFFVLSLILGYSWLEAVIFLIGIIVANVPEGLLATVTVCLTLTAKRMAKKNCLVKNLEAVETLGSTSTICSDKTGTLTQNRMTVAHMWFDNQIHEADTTENQSGTSFDKSSATWASLARIAGLCNRAVFLAEQSNLPILKRDVAGDASESALLKCIELCCGSVQEMRDKSTKIAEIPFNSTNKYQLSIHKNSSTERESNHLLVMKGAPERILDRCSSIMIQGKEQPLDDEMKDAFQNAYLELGGLGERVLGFCHFNLPDDQFPEGFVFDTEELNFPTENLCFIGLMSMIDPPRAAVPDAVGKCRSAGIKVIMVTGDHPITAKAIAKGVGIISEGNETVEDIAARLNIPINEVNPRDAKACVVHGGDLKDLSSEQLDDILKYHTEIVFARTSPQQKLIIVEGCQRQGAIVAVTGDGVNDSPALKKADIGVAMGIAGSDVSKQAADMILLDDNFASIVTGVEEGRLIFDNLKKSIAYTLTSNIPEITPFLLFIIASVPLPLGTVTILCIDLGTDMVPAISLAYEAAESDIMKRQPRNPKTDKLVNERLISIAYGQIGMIQALAGFFTYFVILAENGFLPRTLLGIRVAWDNKYCNDLEDSYGQQWTYEQRKIVEFTCHTAFFASIVIVQWADLIICKTRRNSVFQQGMRNKILIFGLFEETALAAFLSYCPGMDVALRMYPLRANWWLCAFPYSLVIFIYDEIRKLIIRRSPGGWVEQETYY